A genomic stretch from Anaerolinea thermophila UNI-1 includes:
- a CDS encoding aminotransferase class V-fold PLP-dependent enzyme: MPLVEEIRRQFPILHRQVRKGVPLVYLDSAATSQKPLQVIETMQRFYQLMNANIHRGVHTLAEEATAAYEKARDKVASFIGATSSNEVIYTRNTTEAINLVANSWGRKFLHPGDVIILTEMEHHSNLVPWQMLASEKGLRLEFIPVREDFLLDLDAYRQLLDLRPKLVAFTHMSNVLGTINPAKEIIRLAHEVGALTLVDGAQSVPHFPVNVQDLDADFVAFSAHKMCGPTGIGILYGKQEILDKMPPFLGGGDMIKKVYLRDFVPNSLPHKFEAGTPAIAEAIGLGAAVDFLQEVGMDWIHTHEQEITAYALERLSEVPGLKFFGPEVRYKGGVISFTMQGVHPHDVAQILDREGIAVRAGHHCAMPLHDKFHIPATTRASFYLYSSKEEVDKLVAGLEKVLSLFG, encoded by the coding sequence ATGCCTCTCGTTGAAGAAATTCGGAGACAGTTTCCCATTCTTCATCGGCAAGTGCGGAAGGGTGTGCCGCTGGTCTATCTGGACTCAGCGGCAACCTCCCAAAAGCCGCTGCAGGTCATTGAGACCATGCAGCGGTTTTACCAGTTAATGAATGCCAATATTCATCGGGGCGTTCACACCTTAGCCGAAGAGGCTACTGCGGCGTATGAAAAGGCTCGTGACAAAGTGGCTTCTTTTATCGGCGCAACTTCTTCAAATGAAGTTATTTATACCCGGAATACCACAGAAGCCATTAATCTGGTAGCCAATTCCTGGGGAAGAAAGTTCTTGCATCCCGGGGACGTGATCATCCTGACCGAAATGGAACATCATTCCAATCTGGTGCCCTGGCAAATGCTGGCCTCAGAAAAGGGCTTACGGTTGGAGTTTATCCCGGTTCGGGAAGATTTCCTGCTGGATCTGGATGCATATCGGCAATTGCTGGATTTGCGCCCCAAGTTGGTGGCATTTACCCATATGTCAAATGTCTTGGGAACGATTAATCCAGCAAAGGAAATCATTCGTCTTGCCCATGAGGTGGGGGCGTTAACCCTTGTGGATGGCGCTCAGTCGGTTCCTCATTTTCCGGTCAATGTGCAGGATTTGGATGCAGACTTTGTAGCCTTTTCTGCCCATAAAATGTGCGGTCCCACAGGGATTGGCATTTTATATGGAAAGCAGGAAATTCTGGATAAAATGCCACCTTTCTTAGGTGGCGGCGATATGATTAAGAAGGTGTATCTTCGTGACTTTGTGCCGAATTCCTTGCCTCACAAATTTGAAGCCGGCACCCCCGCTATAGCGGAAGCCATAGGTTTAGGGGCGGCAGTGGATTTCCTTCAGGAAGTGGGTATGGACTGGATTCATACGCATGAGCAGGAAATTACTGCTTATGCTTTGGAACGATTGTCCGAAGTGCCCGGATTGAAATTTTTTGGTCCCGAAGTCCGCTACAAAGGCGGGGTTATCTCTTTTACAATGCAGGGGGTGCATCCTCACGATGTAGCCCAAATTTTGGACCGTGAGGGTATTGCTGTGCGTGCAGGACATCATTGTGCTATGCCTCTGCATGATAAATTCCACATCCCAGCGACGACTCGTGCCAGTTTTTATTTGTACTCTTCGAAAGAAGAGGTAGATAAACTGGTTGCAGGGTTGGAAAAAGTGCTTTCACTATTTGGATGA